The following are encoded in a window of Roseimaritima ulvae genomic DNA:
- a CDS encoding class I SAM-dependent methyltransferase, whose translation MAYSLLRRTVSRKREYDSSTYWKSRAQDEGQASVLWVNPAYNDLYRVRQQEIMSNYVKPLATGSRVLDIGCGIGVVARMIAELNDQVHVDAVDFEEMVERAKEETNSSQIRYLASSAEDYCPGAELYDLIVSSGCYSAIRDLDSMRKSFANAARMLKPGGQILMIDPFHRNKWMSRAWFSSKQVVDAFSELGLKLTFRSGVLFWPYREWLANSPYDDTTIAKRFAAGEKWLHRLGAHAWADYKVLVFRRNQA comes from the coding sequence GTGGCCTATTCCTTGCTTCGGCGAACCGTCTCAAGGAAACGGGAATATGATTCTTCCACTTATTGGAAGTCTCGGGCGCAGGACGAAGGGCAGGCTAGTGTGCTGTGGGTGAATCCTGCCTACAACGATCTCTACCGTGTCCGGCAGCAGGAAATTATGTCCAACTATGTCAAACCCCTAGCGACGGGGTCGCGGGTTTTGGATATCGGTTGCGGAATCGGCGTGGTGGCCCGGATGATCGCTGAACTGAATGACCAGGTTCACGTGGATGCCGTTGATTTTGAAGAAATGGTCGAGCGTGCCAAAGAAGAAACCAATTCATCACAGATCCGTTATTTGGCTAGTTCCGCGGAAGACTACTGCCCCGGCGCGGAGCTGTATGACCTGATTGTTTCTTCGGGGTGCTATTCTGCGATTCGCGATCTGGATAGCATGCGGAAGTCATTTGCGAATGCGGCCAGGATGCTCAAGCCCGGTGGCCAGATCCTGATGATCGATCCCTTTCATCGCAACAAGTGGATGTCACGTGCGTGGTTTTCATCCAAGCAAGTCGTCGACGCTTTTTCTGAGTTGGGGTTGAAATTGACCTTTCGCAGCGGCGTGCTGTTTTGGCCATACCGCGAATGGCTCGCTAACTCACCCTATGATGACACGACGATCGCCAAGCGATTCGCGGCAGGGGAGAAATGGCTTCATCGGCTCGGGGCGCATGCCTGGGCAGACTACAAGGTCCTCGTGTTTCGTCGAAACCAAGCGTAG
- a CDS encoding oligosaccharide flippase family protein has protein sequence MSTQTSSAASPPDAAARPRRHVCNFIAAGCLQLIAVVAPLLILLLMARAYDLDSFGRYSVALAFVNLMSVFFALGVGSTVCFQVAETKPRDYSKQDAICCAGFLSLLVFSLVASPFLVIVPLLLGYDSQVLQLILILSVGYWFTVVTDMMNAVFRGRREMHWPLFPAAMVGITTAVVVTPLLLAHESLPKVACVWSCCQLLGPLTAGLCLRRAGLLRSVQGLGAQLPLIMRRSLTIGLDSILYRMGVQTVTIMLPVLLTVREAGIFNAASKPLALMVMGNQFIMQFFSPYIASVRYAEREHLTKRIQLCHKMAFFFTGSVLVGALVFPDVICQLLFGAKGHQMADYMQLLSLAFIIYYAPPYSANLKAIGLERQVLWCAVVQWITMVVALLCLAPSMGVWGAVIATLLAYSAYWLTEVALYSLNRLQAVDGISRYLAYLACTSGCGFLLHALMDRNMSIVLYGVGVTLFSFTVYWTPFEIGHARWLLRSSLFPRKA, from the coding sequence TTGTCTACACAAACTTCATCAGCCGCCTCACCACCAGACGCTGCCGCACGGCCTCGACGTCACGTTTGCAATTTCATCGCAGCGGGGTGTTTGCAGCTGATTGCGGTGGTTGCGCCGCTGTTGATTTTGCTGCTGATGGCTCGGGCCTATGATCTGGATAGCTTTGGTCGTTACAGCGTCGCCCTGGCGTTCGTAAACCTGATGTCGGTGTTTTTTGCTTTGGGTGTGGGAAGCACGGTGTGCTTTCAGGTTGCTGAGACGAAACCCCGCGACTACTCAAAGCAAGACGCCATCTGCTGTGCTGGCTTTCTGTCACTGTTGGTGTTCTCATTGGTTGCGTCGCCGTTTCTGGTGATCGTTCCATTGTTATTGGGGTATGATTCACAGGTTTTACAGTTGATTTTAATTCTGTCGGTTGGCTACTGGTTTACGGTGGTCACGGACATGATGAACGCGGTGTTCCGGGGGCGGCGTGAGATGCACTGGCCGCTATTTCCCGCGGCCATGGTGGGGATCACTACAGCCGTGGTTGTAACGCCTTTGCTATTAGCACATGAGTCGTTACCTAAAGTCGCTTGTGTATGGTCCTGTTGCCAATTGTTGGGGCCATTGACTGCGGGGCTATGTCTGCGTCGCGCTGGGTTATTACGTTCGGTTCAGGGCCTGGGAGCTCAGCTGCCGCTGATCATGAGGCGTTCGCTGACCATCGGTTTGGACAGCATTTTGTATCGCATGGGCGTGCAGACGGTGACAATCATGCTGCCCGTACTGCTGACTGTTCGTGAGGCCGGTATCTTCAACGCTGCGTCCAAGCCACTCGCATTGATGGTGATGGGCAATCAGTTCATTATGCAGTTTTTCTCACCATACATCGCTTCGGTTCGGTATGCGGAGCGGGAGCATCTGACGAAAAGAATCCAGCTTTGCCACAAGATGGCATTTTTTTTCACCGGCAGTGTGCTGGTTGGGGCATTGGTGTTCCCTGACGTCATTTGTCAGCTTCTGTTTGGTGCAAAAGGGCACCAGATGGCGGACTATATGCAGCTTTTGTCACTGGCGTTCATTATCTACTATGCGCCGCCCTATTCGGCTAATTTGAAAGCCATCGGACTCGAACGGCAGGTGCTCTGGTGTGCGGTGGTGCAGTGGATCACGATGGTCGTGGCACTGCTGTGTCTGGCTCCCAGCATGGGAGTCTGGGGGGCCGTTATTGCCACGTTGCTCGCCTATTCAGCGTATTGGCTAACTGAAGTTGCTTTATACAGCCTGAATCGATTACAAGCGGTGGACGGGATCTCACGCTATCTCGCCTATTTGGCTTGCACCAGCGGGTGCGGCTTCTTGCTGCACGCTCTGATGGACCGGAATATGTCGATCGTGTTGTACGGGGTAGGCGTGACACTGTTCTCGTTTACCGTCTACTGGACTCCGTTTGAAATAGGCCACGCGCGCTGGCTGCTACGTTCTTCCCTCTTTCCTCGAAAGGCTTAA
- a CDS encoding CatB-related O-acetyltransferase: MLIASQVAFLNAQEHRFDQVGQRIWDAGRGPDARIVVQDDVWIGHGVTILAPASIGRGAVVAAGSVVTRDVPAYAIVGGVPAKVLRMRFTETEIDVHEANLLKLGQLLPPDASQPPSTSSPNRHAA; the protein is encoded by the coding sequence GTGTTAATCGCTAGCCAGGTCGCGTTTTTGAATGCTCAAGAGCATCGCTTTGACCAGGTGGGGCAACGAATCTGGGACGCCGGTCGCGGCCCTGATGCAAGAATTGTCGTCCAGGATGATGTCTGGATCGGTCATGGAGTGACCATCTTGGCTCCTGCTAGCATTGGCCGCGGGGCTGTCGTGGCGGCGGGCAGCGTGGTCACCCGAGACGTGCCCGCCTATGCTATCGTGGGGGGCGTGCCCGCCAAAGTGCTGCGGATGCGATTTACCGAAACTGAGATCGACGTTCACGAAGCGAATCTGTTAAAGTTGGGCCAGCTGTTGCCGCCGGATGCGTCGCAGCCTCCCTCGACTTCGTCGCCGAACCGCCACGCAGCGTGA
- the wecB gene encoding non-hydrolyzing UDP-N-acetylglucosamine 2-epimerase, which produces MRVATVVGTRPEIIRLSRVIAALDDAFDHVLIHTGQNYDYELNEVFFEDLGIRAPDVFLDAAGSNAAVTIGQVISKADQAFAELNPQAMLVLGDTNSCLSALAGKRRKIPVFHMEAGNRCFDQRVPEEINRKIVDHISDINMPYSDISREYLLREGLPPDRVIKTGSPMNEVLSHYSSKILASRIMSDLGLSDGEYFVVSAHREENVDSVTQFEKFVAVLNGLANKFSLPVVVSTHPRTRKRFEQSDQQLHPLIRLQKPMGMTDYVNLQMHARATLSDSGTISEESSILNFPALNIREAHERPEAMEEASVMMVGMDWDEIQLALSIVAKQSRRDPRKLRPVADYSMPNVSEKVVRIIMSYTSYINRVVWRRG; this is translated from the coding sequence ATGAGAGTTGCAACGGTCGTCGGAACGCGGCCTGAAATCATTCGGCTTTCACGAGTGATCGCCGCGCTGGACGATGCGTTTGATCATGTGCTGATACACACAGGTCAGAACTATGACTATGAACTCAACGAGGTATTCTTCGAAGACCTCGGGATTCGAGCGCCAGATGTGTTCTTAGACGCCGCGGGCAGCAATGCCGCGGTGACCATCGGCCAGGTGATCAGCAAAGCCGATCAGGCATTCGCCGAACTCAACCCCCAGGCGATGCTGGTATTAGGGGACACCAATAGTTGTTTGTCGGCACTGGCCGGGAAGCGTCGAAAAATTCCTGTGTTTCATATGGAAGCGGGCAATCGCTGTTTCGATCAGCGAGTACCTGAGGAGATCAATAGAAAGATCGTTGATCATATCAGCGACATTAACATGCCGTATTCGGATATCTCTCGGGAGTATCTACTGCGCGAAGGCTTGCCTCCGGACAGGGTCATTAAGACTGGCAGTCCGATGAACGAGGTACTCAGCCACTATTCTTCAAAGATCTTGGCGTCGCGGATCATGTCCGATCTTGGCTTGAGCGATGGCGAGTACTTTGTTGTTAGTGCACACCGTGAAGAAAACGTGGATTCCGTTACACAGTTTGAGAAATTTGTAGCGGTTCTCAATGGGTTGGCAAACAAATTTTCGTTGCCGGTTGTGGTTTCAACCCATCCGCGAACCCGGAAACGCTTCGAACAGTCGGACCAGCAGCTGCATCCGTTGATTCGCCTACAGAAGCCGATGGGGATGACGGACTATGTGAACCTGCAGATGCATGCCAGGGCGACATTGTCGGACAGTGGGACGATCTCGGAAGAATCCTCGATTCTCAATTTTCCCGCACTCAACATAAGGGAAGCGCATGAGCGTCCCGAAGCGATGGAAGAGGCGTCGGTGATGATGGTGGGGATGGATTGGGATGAAATCCAACTAGCGCTGTCCATTGTGGCCAAGCAATCGCGCCGTGACCCACGCAAGCTTCGTCCCGTCGCTGACTACAGCATGCCCAACGTCTCGGAAAAGGTCGTCAGAATTATCATGAGCTACACGAGTTACATCAACCGTGTGGTCTGGAGAAGAGGCTAG
- a CDS encoding polysaccharide biosynthesis protein produces the protein MMFKDKTLLITGGTGTFGNAVLDRFLQTDIGEIRIFSRDEKKQEDMRIHYNHPKLKFYIGDVRNPNSIADAVQGVDFIFHAAALKQVPSCEFYPVEALQTNALGTENVMNAARQAGVQRMITLSTDKAVYPINAMGVSKAMMEKLMVAKARVAEASGTIMCGTRYGNVMASRGSVIPLFINQIKENKPLTVTDPNMTRFMMSIDDAVDLVLYAFEHGKAGDIFVQKAPSATIETLATALKQIFRATNEIRTIGTRHGEKLYETLLTREEFSCASDLGDYLCIPADNRGLNYASFFTEGQQEVSQAADYNSHNVELLDVPGMVKLLLQLECVQEALGTVEPVRVAA, from the coding sequence ATGATGTTCAAAGACAAAACTCTCCTGATCACCGGTGGTACGGGTACCTTCGGGAATGCCGTGCTGGATCGATTCCTGCAGACCGATATCGGTGAAATTCGCATTTTCTCACGCGATGAAAAGAAGCAGGAGGACATGCGGATCCACTACAACCATCCCAAGCTCAAATTCTACATTGGTGACGTTCGGAATCCGAATTCGATCGCCGATGCGGTCCAGGGGGTGGATTTTATTTTCCATGCGGCGGCTTTGAAGCAGGTGCCGTCCTGTGAGTTCTATCCGGTGGAAGCGTTACAAACCAACGCTTTGGGAACCGAAAATGTGATGAACGCCGCCCGCCAGGCTGGGGTGCAGCGAATGATCACGCTGTCGACGGATAAAGCTGTCTATCCCATCAATGCCATGGGCGTGTCCAAAGCGATGATGGAAAAATTGATGGTTGCCAAGGCTCGTGTGGCGGAAGCAAGTGGTACGATCATGTGTGGCACGCGTTACGGAAACGTGATGGCTTCCCGCGGATCGGTGATTCCGCTGTTCATCAATCAAATCAAAGAGAACAAGCCTCTAACGGTCACCGATCCCAACATGACCCGGTTCATGATGTCGATTGACGACGCGGTGGACTTGGTGTTGTATGCGTTTGAGCACGGCAAAGCCGGTGATATCTTCGTGCAAAAAGCTCCCTCGGCCACGATCGAAACGTTGGCTACGGCATTGAAGCAGATTTTTCGTGCCACCAACGAGATCCGAACCATTGGAACGCGTCACGGCGAGAAGCTGTACGAGACTTTGTTGACTCGCGAGGAGTTTTCCTGTGCTTCGGACCTGGGGGATTACCTTTGTATTCCCGCCGACAACCGCGGTTTGAATTATGCATCCTTCTTTACCGAAGGACAGCAAGAGGTTTCGCAGGCCGCCGACTACAACTCTCACAACGTCGAATTGTTGGACGTGCCCGGAATGGTCAAGTTGTTGTTGCAGTTGGAGTGTGTCCAGGAAGCGCTGGGCACGGTCGAGCCGGTTCGTGTCGCTGCCTAA
- a CDS encoding polysaccharide deacetylase family protein, translating into MNADCREIAVEGLRYRLRPESFLNEQQAVYALRQLWRIAVGNTVRCATPLIHIESASKAEVGSLFRAVEPIVDWVSVDSVLPTGTANPFDSAQLPVFPIREMRRENRLPNGEFPFDLVSMTFLMLSRWEEVNLQLRLDEHGRTKDSEMLACRAGFHDRPIVDQWCVVLRSWLRLFGIRPAPRQSNVVLTHDLDRPVRYPSLYRIFRGAAGEFLQRRKANLFAAGREFRQGVQCFSGVRHDPYLSSIVDLASVSEAIGTRGRFYVMTADARRYDEGYPPNQGRYYEILQDLSRRGHEIGWHPGYDAATDADRYQTEKQRMDQLGFGSRYGGRHHYLRWTPAAWDQWAAAGLLYDSSVGFARTAGFRAGTCHPYPVYSLKQNRALDLIERPLLIMDVALTALRQQGQDVSALVDSIMQRAHTVGGEAVLLVHNCFNDSAILKMLFEHAHRTPVAA; encoded by the coding sequence ATGAACGCTGACTGTCGCGAAATTGCCGTTGAAGGCCTGCGTTACCGGCTACGTCCAGAGAGTTTTCTGAACGAACAGCAAGCGGTTTACGCGCTTCGTCAATTGTGGCGAATCGCTGTTGGCAATACCGTCCGCTGTGCCACGCCGTTGATTCACATTGAATCGGCATCCAAGGCAGAAGTCGGTAGCCTTTTTCGGGCCGTGGAACCGATCGTGGACTGGGTCTCTGTGGATTCTGTGCTGCCCACTGGAACTGCCAATCCATTTGATTCCGCCCAGCTTCCCGTGTTTCCCATACGGGAAATGCGAAGAGAGAATCGCCTGCCTAATGGTGAGTTTCCATTTGATCTCGTCAGCATGACGTTCCTGATGCTCTCGAGATGGGAAGAAGTAAATCTGCAGCTGCGTCTTGATGAGCATGGCCGAACGAAGGACAGCGAGATGTTGGCATGTCGTGCCGGTTTTCATGATCGCCCCATTGTCGATCAGTGGTGCGTCGTATTACGCAGTTGGCTGCGGCTTTTTGGCATCAGGCCCGCACCTCGGCAATCGAATGTCGTGCTTACCCACGATCTTGACCGACCCGTCCGGTATCCTTCGCTTTATCGAATTTTTCGCGGTGCTGCGGGGGAGTTTCTGCAACGGCGGAAAGCGAATCTGTTTGCCGCCGGACGGGAATTTAGGCAAGGGGTTCAGTGTTTCAGCGGGGTGCGTCACGATCCCTATTTATCGTCTATTGTCGATCTGGCGTCCGTTAGCGAAGCGATCGGTACTCGCGGAAGATTCTATGTAATGACCGCGGATGCAAGGCGATACGACGAAGGTTACCCGCCAAACCAAGGAAGATACTACGAGATTCTTCAAGATCTCTCCCGCCGAGGGCACGAGATCGGGTGGCATCCCGGATACGACGCCGCGACCGATGCTGACCGCTATCAAACAGAAAAACAGCGGATGGATCAACTTGGTTTTGGGAGCCGGTATGGTGGCCGCCATCACTATCTTCGTTGGACCCCCGCCGCCTGGGACCAATGGGCGGCCGCAGGCCTGCTGTATGACAGCAGCGTGGGATTTGCAAGGACCGCAGGTTTTAGAGCAGGGACCTGTCATCCCTATCCTGTCTATTCGCTCAAGCAGAACCGAGCCCTGGATCTCATTGAGCGACCGTTGCTGATCATGGATGTGGCGTTGACAGCTTTGCGTCAACAGGGCCAAGACGTGTCTGCGCTTGTCGACTCCATTATGCAGCGGGCTCACACCGTCGGCGGTGAAGCGGTTTTGTTAGTGCACAATTGTTTTAATGATAGTGCAATCCTCAAAATGCTGTTTGAACACGCACACCGCACACCTGTTGCCGCTTAA
- a CDS encoding polysaccharide biosynthesis C-terminal domain-containing protein → MNTVLVTGAEGFIGRNLVHALGHREGVRVLECHRKTTAEQLDQAVQQANVVIHLAGINRPPSDDQFVSGNVGFTEVLCDLLVKYPRPRQLLFASSIQAELDNPYGASKRAAEEVLRATADGTDTGVVIFRLPNVFGKWSRANYNSAIATFCHNLTRDLPIHVTVPERTLSLVYIDDVVDAFIDQLEHPLAGFRQATVDPVEQIKLGELADMLEQFRSSRDTLQMPSLETPLARKLYATYLSFLPETDYAYPLLQREDQRGVLAEFIKAPAFGQVFVSRTKPGITRGNHYHHTKTEKFMVLSGQSMIRFRHVLSDEVLEYAVSGDEMRVVDIPPGYTHSIENIGNSEMVVLFWASEVFNPSQPDTYFEAVIRETEGSDESCNGRRNAA, encoded by the coding sequence ATGAATACAGTGCTTGTCACCGGCGCCGAAGGATTTATTGGCCGCAATCTGGTCCATGCCCTCGGCCATCGTGAAGGCGTTCGGGTGCTAGAGTGTCATCGCAAGACTACGGCTGAGCAATTGGACCAAGCGGTGCAGCAGGCTAATGTGGTGATTCATTTGGCGGGAATCAATCGTCCGCCTTCGGACGATCAGTTTGTCAGTGGCAACGTAGGCTTTACCGAAGTCTTGTGTGACTTGTTAGTAAAATATCCTCGCCCAAGGCAGCTACTCTTCGCCTCATCCATTCAGGCCGAGCTTGACAATCCGTACGGCGCAAGTAAACGAGCTGCCGAGGAGGTTTTGCGGGCGACAGCCGATGGAACGGATACGGGGGTGGTGATTTTTCGGTTGCCGAACGTGTTCGGGAAATGGTCGCGAGCAAACTACAACTCAGCGATTGCGACCTTTTGCCATAACTTGACGCGTGATCTGCCGATTCACGTGACCGTGCCAGAGCGAACCTTGTCGTTGGTTTATATCGACGATGTGGTGGATGCCTTTATTGACCAGTTGGAACATCCGTTGGCTGGCTTTCGGCAGGCAACGGTGGATCCCGTCGAGCAGATCAAGCTGGGCGAATTGGCCGACATGCTGGAGCAGTTTCGCAGCAGTCGAGACACGTTGCAGATGCCAAGTCTTGAAACGCCTTTGGCTCGCAAGCTCTATGCAACTTATTTATCTTTCTTGCCCGAGACTGATTACGCCTACCCCTTGCTGCAGCGGGAGGATCAAAGAGGTGTGTTGGCGGAATTTATTAAGGCACCGGCGTTTGGGCAAGTATTCGTGTCGCGAACCAAACCGGGAATTACACGCGGCAATCACTATCACCACACCAAAACCGAAAAGTTCATGGTGTTGAGTGGTCAGTCGATGATCCGGTTTCGCCACGTCTTGAGTGACGAAGTGCTTGAATACGCGGTGTCCGGTGACGAGATGCGGGTGGTGGACATTCCACCGGGCTATACCCACTCGATCGAGAATATTGGCAATAGCGAAATGGTCGTCTTGTTCTGGGCTAGTGAAGTGTTCAACCCCAGTCAGCCCGACACCTACTTTGAAGCAGTCATCCGAGAAACAGAGGGTTCAGATGAGAGTTGCAACGGTCGTCGGAACGCGGCCTGA
- a CDS encoding glycosyltransferase family 4 protein, translating into MNCRKNQQGDDRPHVCIVTSAHPVDDVRLYAKLASSFLEDGMRVSWVGPDYHYCGTANGDTLRDIQPFLFPRPKSRLHRLTSSGMSQALEAVGHADVYLAAEPDSAKAACEHRNRFGGAVIFDIHELYHQSHITAWVPRPLLPMARRALIGYMKRLCSKCDAIVGVSDGVLEPYWRHASKHFLVRNCAGQSFGSTVVTQPPRNNRFTLMHGKSTEYNGTSTVLEALALVADRIPELSVIMFDWWGEADCKGRDQLLQKIQSLSLERCVDLRKPVPFEQMEAILKKCDVGMIAHGRSLAAGTQPNRAYEYMACSLPMLVPIYDDGIAPVVAQCDCGLCVDFEDPVDIAKAILDLYEDKQKRLQMADRGRQAFVQHYNWSVEVQPLLKQIRRWYAPKEGGHDGDLVSTKAA; encoded by the coding sequence ATGAATTGTAGGAAGAACCAGCAAGGTGATGACCGTCCCCACGTCTGCATTGTTACGAGTGCCCATCCAGTCGATGACGTGCGTCTGTACGCGAAACTTGCATCTTCGTTTCTCGAAGACGGTATGCGTGTTAGTTGGGTAGGGCCTGATTATCACTATTGTGGAACGGCAAACGGCGACACGCTGCGCGATATCCAGCCATTTCTCTTTCCGCGGCCGAAGTCACGTCTCCACAGGCTGACTTCCTCTGGTATGTCTCAGGCGTTGGAAGCTGTCGGGCATGCTGATGTTTATTTGGCAGCGGAGCCGGATTCTGCTAAGGCCGCTTGTGAACATCGGAATCGCTTCGGCGGCGCCGTGATCTTCGACATTCACGAACTCTATCACCAATCGCATATCACGGCTTGGGTTCCCCGCCCATTGCTGCCTATGGCTAGACGGGCATTGATTGGATATATGAAAAGGCTATGTTCCAAATGCGATGCGATCGTAGGGGTTAGTGATGGTGTCCTCGAACCGTATTGGCGGCATGCGTCCAAGCACTTTCTTGTTCGGAATTGCGCTGGTCAGTCGTTTGGGAGCACGGTTGTAACGCAGCCACCGCGTAACAATCGGTTTACGCTGATGCATGGAAAGTCAACCGAATACAATGGTACTTCGACTGTGCTGGAAGCCCTGGCGCTCGTCGCGGATCGGATCCCCGAACTATCGGTGATTATGTTTGACTGGTGGGGTGAAGCAGACTGCAAGGGCCGGGATCAACTACTGCAAAAAATCCAAAGTTTGTCGCTTGAACGTTGCGTCGATTTGCGGAAACCGGTTCCGTTCGAGCAAATGGAGGCGATTCTAAAAAAATGCGATGTTGGCATGATTGCTCACGGGCGGTCGCTAGCCGCTGGTACTCAGCCCAATCGAGCCTACGAATATATGGCCTGCAGCTTGCCGATGTTGGTGCCAATCTACGACGATGGTATTGCTCCGGTCGTCGCGCAGTGTGATTGCGGCTTGTGTGTCGATTTTGAAGATCCCGTCGACATCGCCAAGGCGATTCTGGATTTGTACGAGGACAAGCAGAAGCGTCTTCAGATGGCCGACCGTGGGCGTCAGGCTTTTGTTCAGCACTACAACTGGTCGGTTGAAGTTCAGCCGCTGCTTAAGCAGATTCGACGATGGTATGCACCAAAGGAGGGGGGCCATGACGGTGATCTCGTATCTACGAAAGCGGCTTAG
- a CDS encoding ATP-grasp domain-containing protein encodes MSNVSALIIGSGYNAHGLARSLHAVGVPCYGFDDSAAPLLEKSRLFHDRQLVSSALTFEAKRAALLTWVEQLPNPVVLFPTDERWLVDCLEHSDRYQRAGVVIPCANPQAALLCADKTRFKQWCQQQRVCTAKAIGYGKGDSWPAYQRVVEGMSFPIVVKPTTKGDNQTALGFSFYELFETVPDFLAWADARGSQGPSCDILAEEFIAGPVTSLVSLQGYVDRGGNILASQYRKLSQTEGFLGCGNVAQIEACDAELLRLTKSILGKLGFHGFFDIEFKLSGPRNTPYLIEINPRACMLNFAATRMGCNLPAAAISDMCPELKLELPDVSIPSEPWVWCRHLPHLVDSLRATASVRPVLWASGFAKHWWQPLAGKRRNDPMLMWRDVSPYRNLCGYLLGKALRKCLQKCFRLRAAAKPGNGHRPGEGRPVATLQASSTNRAA; translated from the coding sequence ATGTCTAATGTATCGGCTCTGATAATTGGCTCCGGCTACAATGCCCACGGATTGGCACGCAGCCTGCATGCGGTTGGGGTTCCCTGCTATGGGTTCGATGACTCGGCGGCCCCGCTACTAGAAAAGTCCAGGCTGTTTCACGATCGCCAGTTGGTATCCAGTGCGCTGACCTTTGAAGCCAAGCGAGCGGCGCTACTGACATGGGTGGAGCAACTGCCCAACCCCGTCGTCCTGTTTCCAACCGATGAACGCTGGCTGGTGGATTGTCTGGAGCATTCCGATCGGTACCAGCGTGCAGGTGTGGTGATCCCCTGTGCCAATCCACAGGCGGCATTGTTATGTGCTGACAAGACTCGCTTCAAGCAGTGGTGTCAGCAACAGCGGGTATGTACCGCCAAGGCGATCGGATACGGCAAGGGAGACAGTTGGCCAGCGTACCAGCGGGTGGTGGAAGGCATGTCCTTTCCGATCGTCGTTAAGCCGACAACGAAGGGCGATAATCAAACCGCGCTCGGGTTCAGTTTTTATGAACTGTTTGAAACCGTCCCCGACTTTTTGGCTTGGGCGGATGCCCGCGGCAGTCAGGGCCCCAGTTGCGATATTCTGGCGGAAGAGTTTATTGCAGGACCGGTGACGTCATTGGTTTCCTTGCAGGGGTACGTGGATCGCGGCGGCAACATATTGGCAAGTCAGTATCGCAAGTTGTCTCAAACGGAAGGCTTTTTGGGGTGCGGAAATGTTGCCCAGATCGAAGCCTGTGACGCGGAACTTCTGCGGCTTACCAAATCGATCCTTGGCAAGCTGGGATTTCATGGATTTTTTGATATCGAATTTAAGCTTTCGGGGCCCCGAAACACGCCGTACTTGATCGAGATCAATCCGCGAGCGTGTATGCTGAACTTTGCCGCTACGAGAATGGGCTGTAATTTGCCAGCGGCGGCGATCAGTGATATGTGCCCAGAACTGAAATTGGAGCTGCCTGATGTATCGATACCATCAGAACCCTGGGTTTGGTGTCGACATCTTCCTCATCTCGTCGACAGTCTCCGCGCCACGGCAAGTGTCCGTCCAGTTTTGTGGGCTAGCGGGTTTGCTAAGCATTGGTGGCAGCCGCTGGCCGGCAAGCGGCGAAACGACCCGATGCTGATGTGGCGAGACGTTTCGCCATATCGGAATTTATGCGGCTACCTCCTCGGGAAAGCTTTACGCAAATGTCTGCAGAAATGCTTCCGCCTGCGAGCGGCGGCAAAACCTGGCAATGGGCACCGACCGGGGGAAGGACGGCCAGTGGCAACTTTGCAAGCATCATCGACAAATAGGGCGGCCTGA